In one Alphaproteobacteria bacterium genomic region, the following are encoded:
- a CDS encoding type IV secretory system conjugative DNA transfer family protein produces METLRLLWRLVRFFTLELPILLIAVVFGLTLIRDFDLERTLELLTWFGAGLGAFALLGLIWLLRPRAPNAYGTAHFADRKALRKAGLHGKGMIIGKKAGRFIRFSQPGHLLTFAPTRSGKGVSAVIPNLLDHPGSVVVTDIKGENHRITGAYRNRLGPVLALAPLNPEVGNATINPLDFIRTGTDYEVDDARLLAEMIVATDGPEPNHWEREARTLITGLLLYIVNALPAERRNLAELRNLLMCNRAVFDAHLDNMSECASSVAARIADGFTQKEDRERASVISTAQGATAVFESPHLIRTTATSSFRFEQLKDGTLSLFIIVPPEYVKAYQPFLRLVVGLATAAMTRNVTMPAHPVLFLLDELPALGYMRPIEDGIGYLAGYGASLWLFVQDLDQLKQTYRKWRSMIANCAVRQAFNVQDTETAQLISGMLGQRTVKVRSEGHTGRFGRLGLPSTFSASRTEAPRPLLSADEVMLLPGDKALVFVQGCRPILAEKVRYYAERLFKGRWRPARRKNEHSQLDLTRQLRLAEK; encoded by the coding sequence ATGGAGACGTTACGTCTGCTATGGCGGCTTGTCCGCTTTTTCACCCTTGAACTTCCAATCCTGCTCATCGCTGTCGTCTTCGGCCTGACCTTGATACGCGACTTCGATCTGGAGCGAACGCTTGAGCTTCTGACCTGGTTCGGCGCCGGCCTCGGGGCGTTCGCTCTCCTGGGGCTCATCTGGCTTCTGCGCCCCCGCGCGCCTAACGCCTACGGCACAGCCCACTTTGCCGATCGCAAGGCGCTGCGGAAGGCGGGCCTGCATGGCAAAGGTATGATCATCGGCAAGAAGGCCGGACGGTTCATCCGCTTTAGCCAGCCGGGGCACCTGCTCACCTTTGCGCCGACACGCTCAGGCAAAGGCGTCAGCGCGGTCATCCCCAATCTGCTCGATCACCCCGGCTCCGTCGTGGTGACAGACATCAAGGGCGAGAACCACCGCATCACCGGCGCGTACCGAAATCGCCTCGGGCCGGTGCTGGCCCTGGCCCCGCTCAATCCAGAAGTCGGCAACGCCACCATCAATCCGCTGGATTTCATCCGGACGGGGACGGACTACGAAGTCGATGACGCCCGCCTGTTGGCGGAGATGATTGTCGCGACGGACGGCCCGGAGCCCAATCACTGGGAGCGCGAGGCGCGCACCCTGATTACCGGCCTGCTCCTCTATATCGTCAATGCCCTGCCCGCCGAGAGACGTAACCTCGCCGAGCTGCGCAACCTGCTCATGTGCAACCGCGCTGTTTTCGACGCGCACCTGGACAATATGAGCGAGTGCGCATCCTCGGTCGCCGCACGTATCGCAGACGGCTTCACCCAAAAGGAAGATCGCGAGCGCGCCTCCGTGATTTCCACGGCACAAGGTGCGACGGCTGTCTTCGAGAGCCCACATCTTATCCGCACCACCGCGACATCGAGCTTTCGGTTCGAGCAACTGAAGGACGGTACGCTCTCGCTCTTCATCATCGTGCCGCCGGAGTACGTGAAGGCCTATCAGCCGTTTCTGCGGCTCGTTGTCGGCCTGGCCACGGCGGCGATGACGCGCAACGTCACCATGCCTGCCCATCCGGTGTTGTTCCTGCTCGATGAGCTGCCGGCGCTGGGCTACATGCGCCCCATCGAGGATGGCATCGGATATCTGGCGGGATACGGGGCTTCCCTGTGGCTGTTCGTCCAGGACCTCGACCAGCTCAAGCAGACCTACCGCAAATGGCGCTCGATGATCGCCAACTGTGCGGTACGTCAGGCCTTCAACGTGCAGGATACGGAAACCGCGCAATTGATCTCGGGCATGCTGGGTCAGCGCACGGTCAAGGTGCGGAGCGAAGGTCACACCGGACGCTTTGGAAGGCTGGGCCTGCCGAGCACCTTCAGCGCCAGCCGGACAGAAGCACCACGTCCGCTGCTGTCCGCCGATGAGGTCATGCTGCTACCGGGAGACAAGGCGCTGGTGTTTGTCCAGGGCTGCCGGCCCATCCTGGCGGAGAAAGTCCGCTACTACGCCGAGCGGCTTTTCAAAGGCCGGTGGCGACCGGCACGGCGCAAGAATGAGCACTCTCAACTCGACCTGACGCGGCAACTGCGCCTGGCTGAAAAGTAG
- a CDS encoding DNA-binding protein, translated as MDMTNILTVSQLSEANPAFTEPMIRWWIFNAEKNGFNACLVRVGGRVFVDRAAFERWLDQHRVEVLSGPEFEST; from the coding sequence ATGGATATGACGAACATCCTGACTGTCTCGCAACTGAGCGAGGCTAACCCGGCGTTCACTGAGCCAATGATCCGCTGGTGGATTTTCAACGCAGAAAAAAATGGCTTCAACGCCTGCCTGGTGAGGGTAGGCGGCCGGGTCTTTGTCGATCGAGCGGCATTCGAGCGATGGCTCGACCAGCACCGCGTCGAAGTGCTCTCCGGCCCCGAATTCGAGAGTACTTGA
- a CDS encoding DUF2958 domain-containing protein — translation MKLITKAQQQKLLENGRRNAARLAEGERELDLVPVVKLFTPDGAATWLLTEVDPEEPDIAFGLCDLGFGCPELGSVRISEIASVRGKLGLPVERDRHFHPTKTLSAFADEARTRGRIVA, via the coding sequence ATGAAACTGATAACCAAAGCGCAGCAGCAGAAGCTTCTGGAGAATGGCCGGAGGAATGCCGCCCGGCTCGCCGAAGGTGAACGTGAGCTGGACCTGGTGCCCGTGGTAAAGCTCTTTACCCCTGACGGTGCCGCCACCTGGCTTCTGACGGAGGTTGATCCGGAAGAGCCGGATATCGCCTTCGGACTTTGCGACCTGGGCTTCGGCTGCCCGGAGCTGGGCAGCGTCCGGATTTCGGAGATTGCTTCAGTTCGCGGCAAGCTTGGCCTGCCGGTGGAGCGCGATCGCCACTTTCACCCGACCAAGACCCTTTCGGCCTTTGCCGATGAGGCCCGTACTCGGGGCCGTATCGTCGCCTGA
- a CDS encoding site-specific integrase: MAIIEERKGRNGLTVYRAKIRLKGRRPESKTFERKTDARDWAQQREAELKRARAFGAKETAHKTIADLIDRYLDHELPKRSSNQDMVKTCLKWWRTEIGERTLQDISPSILAECRDRLLQARYSDHKFASKKKPRKKSPATVIRYMAALSHVFSVAANEWEWIDSNPMLKVKKPALPQPRVRFLDDDERKRLIEACQKSDCSYLYPVVVIALSTGARYSEIMHLRWRDIDLERGIARLEKTKNQDRRALPLAHHALELVKALREKQKDAAKTDYVFARADGLAPMEIRKHWYKAMEDAELEDFRFHDLRHSAASYLAMNGATLAEIAEVLGHKTLQMVKRYAHLSDQHTAKVVERMNKSIFKD; the protein is encoded by the coding sequence ATGGCTATTATTGAAGAGAGAAAAGGTAGAAACGGTTTAACTGTATATAGAGCAAAGATAAGGCTAAAGGGGCGGCGACCCGAGTCCAAGACGTTCGAGCGAAAAACTGACGCAAGGGATTGGGCGCAACAACGAGAAGCAGAACTCAAGCGTGCCAGGGCCTTTGGTGCTAAGGAAACGGCGCACAAAACAATTGCGGACCTGATCGACCGGTACCTTGACCACGAACTACCGAAGCGTAGCAGCAATCAGGATATGGTGAAGACGTGCTTGAAGTGGTGGCGCACAGAAATAGGCGAGCGCACGCTCCAGGATATCTCTCCTTCAATTCTGGCCGAGTGCCGTGACCGGTTGCTACAGGCTAGGTACTCAGATCACAAATTTGCTTCGAAGAAGAAGCCCAGGAAGAAGAGTCCGGCCACAGTCATTCGATACATGGCGGCACTCTCGCATGTGTTCTCGGTAGCCGCCAACGAATGGGAGTGGATCGATAGCAATCCAATGCTAAAGGTCAAGAAGCCCGCGCTTCCTCAGCCGAGAGTGCGGTTCCTGGATGACGACGAGCGCAAAAGATTAATCGAGGCCTGTCAGAAAAGTGATTGCAGCTATCTCTACCCGGTCGTCGTGATTGCCCTCTCGACCGGCGCTCGCTACAGCGAGATTATGCACCTGCGATGGCGGGATATCGATCTTGAGCGTGGCATTGCACGGCTCGAAAAGACCAAGAACCAGGACCGCCGCGCATTGCCGCTGGCGCATCATGCGCTGGAGCTTGTGAAAGCACTTCGGGAAAAGCAAAAGGACGCAGCGAAAACCGACTACGTTTTTGCGCGCGCCGATGGCCTGGCGCCGATGGAAATCCGCAAGCATTGGTACAAGGCTATGGAGGACGCTGAGCTGGAAGACTTCCGCTTCCATGACCTTCGCCACAGTGCGGCGTCATATCTCGCCATGAATGGGGCGACGCTGGCTGAGATTGCCGAGGTGCTGGGGCACAAGACACTTCAGATGGTGAAGCGGTATGCCCACTTGAGTGATCAGCACACGGCTAAAGTCGTGGAGCGAATGAATAAGAGTATATTCAAAGATTAA
- a CDS encoding ATP-dependent helicase: protein MTFVTCPDRDRILDADGHVLVTGGPGCGKTTVALRKALMRIGTGLLPGQKVLFLSFSRAAVARIAQAARKDLPKESRRHLDIQTFHSFCWQIVRGHGYLLGAVSPVCLLPPHDERALRNGAKDDDPAWDAERERLFLEEGRIAFDLFAPKALALLHGSAAHRKLIADRYPLIIVDEAQDTGTEQWACMEALAGLTQLVCLADLEQQIYDFRRDVSPERLKQIMAALAPLEVDLGVQNNRSPGAEIVRFGNDILAQTPRGSAYNGVSQLSFRPDAALRDRAIRAAVGMLWKKITDSTGSPPESIGYLTNWGKGVTIIARALQGGDGVQEIPHRVVMDEAEVLLATRVVALCLEPIEDVWGTLTTGLELIAELYRARGNAKKADQLTRNAGDAREGRVRGNAKCPPSLKSILEHLKANPLSGNPSQDWLTVRHLFEASGTAELQFVARQVIYLMGFNRGRRISDALAQVWQRRDSYEGARALIEAAITEDQIMGSDGDLTGINVMTMHKSKGKEFDGVIILHLGNSMSPLSPDNEPAPHMKSRRLLRVGITRAKKHVLMLTDAYSPSPLLAGHNLNRVVP from the coding sequence ATGACTTTCGTTACCTGCCCTGACCGTGACCGTATTCTTGACGCCGATGGCCATGTCCTTGTTACGGGCGGGCCAGGTTGCGGGAAGACGACCGTTGCGCTCCGCAAGGCGTTGATGAGGATCGGCACAGGCCTGTTGCCGGGTCAGAAGGTATTGTTCCTGAGCTTCTCTCGTGCGGCGGTTGCGCGCATTGCGCAGGCCGCCCGAAAGGATCTGCCGAAAGAGTCTCGCCGGCATCTCGACATCCAGACCTTCCATTCTTTCTGTTGGCAGATTGTACGGGGGCACGGTTATCTCCTTGGCGCCGTGTCCCCGGTTTGCTTGCTTCCTCCGCATGACGAACGGGCGTTACGCAACGGTGCCAAGGACGACGACCCGGCCTGGGATGCAGAGCGGGAGCGCCTGTTTCTAGAAGAGGGCCGTATCGCGTTCGACCTTTTCGCCCCAAAAGCACTTGCGCTGCTTCACGGAAGCGCCGCGCACAGGAAGCTGATCGCGGACCGGTATCCGCTGATTATCGTGGACGAAGCGCAGGACACCGGCACGGAGCAATGGGCCTGCATGGAAGCGCTCGCCGGTCTCACGCAGCTGGTTTGTCTCGCGGACCTCGAACAGCAGATTTATGACTTCAGACGGGATGTAAGTCCGGAGCGCCTTAAGCAGATCATGGCAGCTCTTGCGCCTTTAGAGGTAGACCTTGGCGTTCAGAACAATCGCAGCCCCGGCGCCGAGATCGTGAGGTTCGGGAATGATATCCTCGCGCAGACACCTCGTGGTTCCGCGTACAACGGCGTCAGCCAGTTGTCTTTCCGTCCGGATGCCGCTTTGCGTGACCGCGCCATTCGAGCCGCCGTTGGCATGCTTTGGAAAAAGATCACCGACTCCACCGGCTCCCCGCCAGAGAGCATTGGCTACCTGACCAACTGGGGTAAAGGCGTGACGATCATTGCCCGCGCTCTCCAGGGCGGCGACGGCGTTCAAGAAATTCCTCACCGTGTTGTCATGGACGAAGCCGAGGTGCTCCTTGCCACGCGCGTCGTTGCGCTGTGTCTAGAACCAATTGAGGATGTGTGGGGGACTCTGACCACCGGGCTTGAATTGATTGCCGAGCTGTATCGGGCGCGTGGAAACGCCAAGAAGGCTGACCAACTCACCCGAAATGCCGGCGATGCTCGGGAAGGGCGGGTGCGGGGGAATGCGAAGTGTCCGCCCTCACTGAAAAGTATTCTGGAGCATTTGAAGGCAAATCCGTTGAGTGGGAACCCCAGTCAGGACTGGCTCACGGTTCGACACTTGTTTGAGGCTAGTGGCACAGCCGAGCTTCAGTTTGTCGCGCGCCAAGTCATTTATCTGATGGGCTTCAATCGAGGACGCCGCATCTCGGATGCCTTGGCACAGGTCTGGCAGCGGCGCGATTCATACGAGGGCGCACGCGCACTCATCGAAGCAGCGATCACTGAAGATCAAATCATGGGCAGCGATGGCGACCTGACCGGCATCAACGTCATGACCATGCACAAGTCAAAGGGCAAGGAGTTCGATGGCGTCATCATCCTGCACCTTGGGAACAGTATGTCGCCTTTGTCCCCTGACAACGAACCGGCACCGCACATGAAGAGCCGACGGTTGCTGAGGGTCGGGATTACCAGAGCAAAGAAACACGTTTTAATGCTAACCGACGCGTACAGCCCTTCACCACTTCTTGCCGGACACAATCTCAATCGCGTCGTACCATAG
- a CDS encoding relaxase/mobilization nuclease domain-containing protein translates to MIGKPIYGNGFRGCLSYLSRGREGKNPERVEWCSTRNLGGLAANDDHRQIGRTMRATANLSSRTKKPVLHLPISWTKGDASKLDRETMEQVADKVLTELGLEEHQAAIYAHNDTGHKHVHIIVNRVHPETGKAWSTSRDWQRINTVLEREERNLGLEVVDHWGVDMERDLERVKERLQVDDFTDWPRPTDGEQKQAEREQRLPDKPFSKEQTKDLRETIGADFEEASSWKELESRLAAKGFTLMPKGQGAVITDGRQVAKLSQMGRGIRLKGLEEQFGQSYREWSHARAHELADEQGRKVDQALPEKPDFEKMPANERRAAERVWKGQMDAARERAERGQFTGDAAYDLDLADTDARYWMQVDRTYRETEKQHAYARRRLSYHEGREGKAVDWLAKREGDFLGTFAKAYRDPDKAAGLWDELISKHGMARAGQMIRDNPLLLGRLHGHRTLNPNKVASAFRRTKRERFKLGEFKDVRFFENNDRRKEAIREARKLTREYEKFRKSQDILQDIRAKIDRARADVERSKRELDGLHEKGLTRKGLEETLKALFIRRAKALGRVTRKAIRQSDLTDERKEQLERVRNRYEERKRERTKQRERGRAFDLDLDLFDD, encoded by the coding sequence ATGATCGGCAAGCCCATCTACGGGAACGGCTTCAGGGGGTGCCTGTCGTATCTCTCCCGAGGGCGCGAGGGTAAGAACCCCGAGCGCGTCGAGTGGTGCTCCACTCGGAACCTCGGCGGGCTTGCCGCCAACGACGACCATCGGCAGATCGGCCGCACCATGCGGGCGACGGCCAACCTCTCCAGCCGGACAAAAAAGCCCGTGCTGCATCTGCCTATCTCCTGGACGAAGGGCGATGCGTCGAAGCTCGATCGCGAGACGATGGAGCAGGTCGCGGACAAGGTGCTCACCGAGCTGGGCCTGGAGGAACATCAAGCCGCCATCTACGCCCACAACGACACCGGCCATAAGCACGTTCATATCATCGTCAATCGCGTCCACCCCGAGACCGGCAAGGCCTGGTCAACGTCGCGGGACTGGCAGCGCATCAACACGGTGCTGGAGCGCGAAGAGCGCAACCTGGGCTTGGAAGTGGTCGATCACTGGGGCGTGGATATGGAACGCGACCTGGAGCGCGTGAAAGAGCGGCTCCAGGTGGATGATTTCACAGACTGGCCCAGACCGACCGATGGCGAGCAGAAACAGGCCGAGCGCGAGCAGCGCCTCCCTGATAAGCCTTTCTCCAAGGAGCAGACGAAAGACCTTCGCGAAACCATCGGGGCCGACTTCGAAGAGGCCTCCAGTTGGAAGGAGCTGGAGTCTCGTCTCGCGGCGAAGGGATTCACGCTGATGCCCAAAGGGCAGGGCGCGGTGATTACCGATGGGCGTCAGGTGGCCAAGCTCTCGCAGATGGGGCGGGGTATCCGTCTTAAAGGTCTGGAGGAGCAGTTCGGCCAGAGCTATCGGGAATGGTCGCATGCGCGTGCCCACGAGCTGGCCGACGAGCAGGGCCGCAAGGTTGACCAGGCGCTGCCTGAGAAGCCCGACTTCGAGAAGATGCCGGCAAATGAGCGCCGCGCCGCCGAGCGTGTCTGGAAAGGTCAGATGGACGCCGCCCGCGAGCGTGCCGAGCGCGGGCAGTTCACGGGCGATGCGGCCTACGACCTCGACCTGGCCGATACCGACGCCCGCTATTGGATGCAGGTGGACCGCACCTATCGCGAGACCGAGAAGCAGCACGCCTATGCCCGCCGTCGCCTGAGTTATCACGAAGGCCGGGAGGGCAAGGCCGTCGATTGGCTGGCCAAACGGGAAGGTGACTTCCTGGGCACGTTCGCCAAGGCCTACCGAGACCCGGACAAGGCCGCCGGCCTGTGGGATGAGTTGATCTCCAAGCACGGCATGGCGCGGGCCGGTCAGATGATCCGCGACAACCCGCTTCTGCTGGGCAGGCTGCACGGCCACCGTACGCTCAATCCCAACAAGGTCGCCTCCGCCTTCCGGCGGACGAAGCGCGAGCGCTTCAAGCTGGGCGAGTTCAAGGACGTGCGTTTCTTCGAGAACAACGACCGGCGCAAGGAAGCCATTCGCGAGGCACGCAAGCTTACCCGCGAGTATGAGAAGTTCCGCAAGTCGCAGGACATCCTTCAGGACATCCGCGCCAAGATCGACCGGGCGCGTGCCGACGTGGAGCGCTCCAAGCGCGAGCTGGACGGCCTGCACGAGAAAGGGCTGACCCGCAAAGGGTTGGAGGAAACCCTCAAGGCGCTCTTCATCCGGCGGGCAAAGGCCCTGGGTCGTGTGACCCGCAAGGCCATCCGTCAGAGCGACCTCACCGACGAGCGCAAGGAGCAGCTTGAGCGGGTGCGCAACCGCTACGAGGAGCGCAAACGGGAGCGCACCAAACAGCGCGAGCGAGGCCGGGCTTTTGACCTTGATTTGGATTTATTTGATGATTAG
- a CDS encoding cysteine desulfurase family protein produces the protein MKIGNALYFDHQATTPLDARVLDKMRPYLEDSFGNPHSSDHNFGWCAAQAVDDASRQVAQLIGADSDEIVFTSGATEANNLALLGLARKAARDTRQNILLGTSEHKSVLAVGHVLESQLGYKVKHIPVDCHGHVLLDQLYEIINDDVFFISIMAVNNEIGTIQRLKTISDIARQHGVIFHCDAAQAPCATDLSKITEHVDLLSLSAHKMYGPKGIGALYARRELQNLVEPMIYGGGQQNNLRSGTIPTALCVGMGTAAELMASPQALAERLAIANLRDQFVEKLQSLPWPIEINGPMLGRDRHPGNANLRFDGFSAHEILGALQPRLAASTGSACTTGIPEPSHVLMEIGLTPDQADSSIRFSIGRFTTKQDIEEAAELVADALSRIANAGIVQTA, from the coding sequence ATGAAAATTGGCAACGCTTTATATTTTGATCATCAGGCCACCACGCCCTTGGACGCAAGGGTTTTGGATAAAATGCGGCCATACCTTGAAGATTCGTTTGGGAACCCACATTCGTCCGATCATAACTTTGGTTGGTGTGCGGCGCAGGCAGTGGACGATGCGTCGAGACAAGTCGCGCAGCTAATTGGCGCCGATAGCGATGAAATTGTCTTCACCTCAGGCGCAACCGAAGCGAACAACCTTGCGCTGTTAGGACTCGCGCGAAAGGCCGCGCGGGACACGCGACAAAACATTCTTCTCGGGACGAGCGAGCATAAGAGTGTCTTGGCGGTGGGGCATGTTTTGGAAAGTCAATTAGGATACAAGGTCAAGCACATCCCTGTTGATTGTCATGGGCATGTACTTTTGGATCAGTTATATGAAATAATAAATGATGATGTATTTTTTATTTCAATAATGGCTGTAAACAATGAAATAGGAACAATACAAAGATTAAAAACTATTTCAGATATTGCGCGTCAACATGGAGTTATATTTCATTGCGATGCGGCCCAAGCACCCTGCGCTACTGACCTATCCAAGATTACAGAGCATGTAGATTTATTGAGTCTGTCGGCTCACAAAATGTACGGGCCTAAGGGTATTGGAGCTCTGTATGCGCGCCGGGAATTGCAAAATTTAGTCGAGCCAATGATTTACGGAGGAGGTCAGCAGAACAATCTTCGTTCCGGGACTATACCAACTGCGTTATGTGTTGGGATGGGAACGGCCGCTGAACTAATGGCGTCACCACAAGCTCTAGCTGAGCGTTTGGCCATCGCAAATTTGCGCGACCAGTTTGTTGAAAAGCTCCAAAGCTTGCCGTGGCCGATAGAAATCAATGGACCGATGTTAGGGCGGGACCGCCATCCTGGGAACGCAAACCTTCGGTTCGATGGATTTTCTGCCCACGAGATTCTGGGCGCCCTTCAACCGCGTCTCGCTGCGTCAACGGGCTCTGCCTGCACGACCGGTATCCCTGAACCATCCCACGTCCTCATGGAAATCGGATTAACACCGGATCAGGCGGATTCGAGCATCCGATTTAGCATTGGACGCTTTACTACCAAACAAGACATTGAAGAGGCCGCTGAATTAGTCGCTGATGCACTCTCGCGAATTGCCAACGCTGGAATAGTGCAGACGGCCTAG
- a CDS encoding type IV secretory system conjugative DNA transfer family protein, whose amino-acid sequence MLGWLFGKNKDTKPKYQASQMDKDMAFYRALSPAKQELYHLLEEIKQHTSIFDLWKAMVENNDADLQRILLSEIIPQCPPNLQEKIKRVGKGVAWAVENDIARAGMSTATPAWDVLWLGWFDEQFGDGEALLQFSGEGHLLTVAPTGAGKGQAHIIPTLLDYKGPVVVLDPKGENYRETAWFRRWCGDVYKWAPFDDETDAFNPLDYVETYDDARVLADLLVRSSAQGDPIWDSAAVNLVTGLMLYVKKTREPALQNMREVCRLLAPSEEEYQEFLTSLKEMGDERMLELANRISRLPEKTRESVIFNLDTHLDVWRSDEITRATSETTPGFHPASIFLKQDTGDIYVSMNPDEAGPTLKAFQGQDGAVQHAYVRGHGDSIFIVIPTDKIRTYAGVLRVIIGVILKEFSKAAAETEKETQGERRDITTPTLFLLDELPQLGYMDVIENVIAIARSARIRLWLFAQDLVQLTGTYPKAGSLIANCRTKMFFKPGDPSTAQYISGILGEVTSLTGEKTPLATPQELMGPDYDDKQVVFARGAPPIKSRLRFKYADDELTQFEAQHRAYWEKQPDRKELEGRISNKGA is encoded by the coding sequence ATGTTGGGTTGGCTCTTCGGCAAAAACAAGGACACGAAGCCCAAGTATCAGGCGTCACAGATGGACAAGGACATGGCCTTCTATCGGGCCTTGTCGCCGGCCAAGCAGGAGCTCTATCACCTGCTTGAGGAGATCAAACAGCACACCAGCATTTTCGACCTCTGGAAGGCCATGGTCGAAAACAATGACGCCGACCTTCAGCGCATTCTGCTGAGTGAGATCATCCCGCAGTGCCCGCCGAATTTGCAGGAGAAGATCAAGCGCGTCGGCAAGGGCGTTGCCTGGGCGGTCGAGAACGACATCGCCAGGGCCGGTATGTCCACCGCGACACCAGCCTGGGATGTGCTATGGCTGGGCTGGTTCGACGAGCAATTCGGCGATGGTGAGGCGCTCCTGCAATTCAGCGGGGAAGGGCACCTGCTGACCGTTGCACCGACGGGCGCCGGCAAAGGGCAGGCGCACATCATTCCTACACTGCTCGACTACAAGGGACCGGTGGTCGTGCTCGACCCCAAGGGGGAGAACTACCGCGAGACGGCCTGGTTCCGCCGTTGGTGCGGTGACGTTTACAAATGGGCACCGTTCGACGACGAGACCGACGCCTTCAACCCGCTGGACTACGTGGAGACCTATGACGATGCCCGTGTGCTGGCGGACCTGCTTGTCCGCTCTTCCGCGCAGGGCGATCCGATCTGGGATAGCGCCGCCGTCAATCTCGTCACCGGGCTGATGCTGTACGTCAAGAAGACACGCGAGCCCGCCCTCCAGAACATGCGCGAGGTATGCCGCCTCTTGGCCCCGTCGGAGGAGGAGTATCAGGAGTTTCTCACCAGCCTGAAGGAGATGGGCGACGAGCGGATGCTGGAGCTGGCCAATCGCATCTCCCGCCTGCCGGAGAAGACCCGCGAAAGCGTGATCTTCAATCTCGACACCCACCTGGATGTCTGGCGCTCGGACGAAATCACTCGCGCGACCAGTGAGACGACGCCCGGCTTCCATCCGGCGAGCATTTTCCTCAAGCAGGACACCGGCGACATCTATGTGAGCATGAACCCCGACGAGGCCGGCCCCACCCTAAAGGCCTTCCAGGGACAGGATGGGGCCGTACAGCACGCCTACGTGCGCGGGCATGGGGATTCGATTTTCATCGTCATTCCGACGGACAAAATCAGAACCTATGCCGGCGTCCTTCGGGTGATCATCGGCGTCATCCTCAAGGAGTTTTCCAAGGCAGCCGCCGAGACGGAAAAGGAAACCCAGGGCGAGCGGCGGGACATCACCACGCCGACGCTCTTCCTTTTGGACGAGCTGCCGCAGCTCGGCTACATGGACGTGATCGAGAACGTCATCGCCATTGCCAGATCGGCGCGCATTCGCCTGTGGCTCTTTGCGCAGGATCTGGTGCAACTCACGGGCACGTACCCGAAGGCCGGCAGCCTGATCGCCAACTGCCGGACGAAGATGTTCTTCAAGCCGGGCGACCCGAGCACGGCCCAGTATATTTCCGGCATCCTTGGCGAGGTAACGAGCCTGACCGGCGAGAAGACGCCGCTCGCCACGCCGCAGGAGCTGATGGGACCGGACTATGACGACAAGCAGGTCGTCTTCGCCCGAGGCGCGCCGCCTATCAAGTCGCGCCTTCGCTTCAAGTATGCCGATGATGAGCTGACCCAGTTCGAGGCCCAGCACCGCGCCTATTGGGAAAAACAGCCCGACCGCAAGGAGCTGGAAGGGCGTATTTCCAACAAGGGGGCGTAG
- a CDS encoding DUF736 domain-containing protein, translating to MAIIGTFTKADDKFSGELKTLSLKAKISIVPTALDGENTPDFRVMAGTTEIGAGWVRTSGKGKDYVSLKLDDPTFAAPVYANLIERQDKHVLIWNR from the coding sequence ATGGCAATCATCGGAACATTCACCAAGGCGGACGACAAATTCAGCGGCGAGCTGAAGACCCTCAGCCTCAAGGCCAAGATCAGCATCGTGCCCACGGCACTGGACGGCGAGAACACCCCCGACTTCCGGGTGATGGCCGGCACGACCGAGATCGGCGCGGGCTGGGTACGCACATCGGGCAAGGGCAAGGACTACGTCTCGCTCAAGCTGGACGACCCGACCTTCGCAGCCCCGGTCTACGCCAACCTGATTGAGCGTCAGGACAAGCATGTCCTCATCTGGAACCGCTAG